Proteins found in one Panicum hallii strain FIL2 chromosome 4, PHallii_v3.1, whole genome shotgun sequence genomic segment:
- the LOC112891146 gene encoding protein OS-9 homolog, translating to MGFAGRLSALLLLLVAGAVASDQIFTASGVPFGRSSREPRYRVEFHPVDSPYQPENGQESVPMASHEGKHYTCFLPVEETKTMKSILPQNATNVIIESDRRIKPKEPDELLEPLKDQCFYRHEGWWSYEFCYHGKIRQVHVEGDKVIQEYVLGEYDDDATTAYHENSTSEFADDDHHVKDISRRYHVHLYTNGTVCDLTDIPRETEVRFVCSEPTVLISSIKEISSCKYVVTIQSPMLCKNPLFHQEKRTLSIHCNELAAETESTVTVDDDSLPKEAQISIIPGQDEVHGFIAYAT from the exons ATGGGCTTCGCCGGCCGGCTGTCcgcgctgctcctcctcctggTCGCCGGCGCGGTCGCCTCCGACCAGATCTTCACCGCCTCAG GTGTTCCATTTGGGCGGAGTTCGCGTGAGCCGAGGTACCGGGTCGAGTTCCATCCAGTTGATTCGCCCTACCAACCG GAGAATGGCCAGGAATCAGTACCAATGGCTAGCCATGAGGGGAAACATTATACATGCTTTCTACCAGTTGAAGAAACTAAAACCATGAAGTCAATTCTCCCACAAAATGCAACTAATGTTATAATAGAAAGTGACAGGAGAATTAAGCCAAAGGAGCCAGATGAGCTGCTTGAGCCTCTAAAGGATCAGTGTTTCTACAGG CATGAAGGTTGGTGGTCTTATGAGTTCTGTTATCATGGGAAAATCCGACAGGTTCATGTGGAAGGTGATAAG GTTATTCAAGAATATGTTCTAGGTGAATATGATGATGATGCAACTACTGCTTACCATGAAAATAGCACCTCTGAATTCGCTGACGATGACCATCATGTGAAAGATATTTCTAGGAG ATATCATGTCCATTTGTACACGAATGGGACTGTATGTGATCTCACAGACATACCCCGGGAGACTGAG GTTAGATTTGTCTGCTCGGAACCCACTGTCCTGATCAGTTCGATCAAGGAGATCTCTTCCTGCAAATATGTTGTAACAATTCAAAGCCCGATGCTTTGCAAAAACCC GCTGTTCCATCAAGAAAAACGCACCCTCTCCATCCACTGCAACGAGTTGGCTGCTGAAACAGAATCGACTGTCACTGTGGATGATGACTCGCTCCCAAAAGAAGCGCAGATCTCCATCATTCCTGGTCAGGATGAAGTACAT